In a genomic window of bacterium:
- the glnA gene encoding type I glutamate--ammonia ligase produces MSTQTPKDVLKFAKDQKVEAVDLKFLDFLGTWQHFSIPTSELDEALFEEGSGFDGSSIRGWQPINASDMLIVPDPTTAVIDPFMVNPTLSLIGNVVDPITKESYSRDPRNIARKAEAYLKQTGIGDVAYFGPEPEFFIFDEVRFDQNQHSGYYFVDSTEGVWNSGRRIEFVNDASGRMVESLNLGFKPRYKEGYFPVAPTDTQQDIRAEMVREMEKVGMRIEKHHHEVATAGQAEIDMRFLPLVKMGDALMWYKYIVKNVARRHNKTATFMPKPIFGDNGSGMHVHQSIWKGEKPLFAGDRYGGMSELAMHYIAGILKHAKALAAFTNPTLNSYHRLVPGFEAPVNLAYSSRNRSAAVRIPMYSPSPKAKRIEVRFPDPTSNGYMAFSAMLMAGLDGIERRLTPGDPLDKDIYALTPEELKDVPSMPGSLEDAIAALKADHEFLLKGDVFTEDVVETWIDWKTSNEINQVRLRPHPFEYQLYYDA; encoded by the coding sequence ATGTCCACCCAGACACCCAAAGACGTCCTGAAGTTCGCCAAGGACCAGAAGGTCGAGGCCGTCGACCTCAAGTTCCTCGACTTCCTCGGCACCTGGCAGCACTTCAGCATCCCCACGAGCGAGCTGGACGAGGCCCTCTTCGAGGAGGGCAGCGGCTTCGACGGCTCGTCGATCCGCGGCTGGCAGCCGATCAACGCGTCGGACATGCTGATCGTCCCGGATCCGACCACCGCGGTGATCGATCCCTTCATGGTCAACCCGACGCTCAGCCTCATCGGCAACGTCGTCGACCCGATCACGAAGGAGTCCTACTCGCGCGACCCGCGCAACATCGCGCGCAAGGCCGAAGCGTACCTGAAGCAGACCGGCATCGGCGACGTCGCCTACTTCGGCCCGGAGCCGGAGTTCTTCATCTTCGACGAGGTCCGCTTCGACCAGAACCAGCACTCGGGCTACTACTTCGTCGACTCGACCGAGGGTGTCTGGAACAGCGGCCGTCGCATCGAGTTCGTGAACGATGCCAGCGGCCGGATGGTCGAGTCGCTGAACCTCGGCTTCAAGCCCCGCTACAAGGAGGGCTACTTCCCGGTCGCGCCGACCGACACCCAGCAGGACATCCGCGCGGAAATGGTGCGCGAGATGGAGAAGGTCGGCATGCGGATCGAGAAGCACCACCACGAGGTGGCGACCGCCGGCCAGGCCGAGATCGACATGCGCTTCCTGCCCCTCGTGAAGATGGGCGACGCGCTCATGTGGTACAAGTACATCGTCAAGAACGTCGCCCGCCGCCACAACAAGACGGCGACGTTCATGCCGAAGCCGATCTTCGGCGACAACGGCTCGGGCATGCACGTCCACCAGTCGATCTGGAAGGGCGAGAAGCCGCTCTTCGCCGGTGACCGCTACGGCGGCATGAGCGAGCTCGCGATGCACTACATCGCCGGCATCCTGAAGCACGCGAAGGCGCTCGCGGCGTTCACCAACCCGACGCTCAACTCGTACCACCGCCTGGTGCCGGGCTTCGAGGCGCCGGTGAACCTCGCGTACTCGAGCCGCAACCGCTCGGCCGCAGTGCGCATCCCGATGTACTCGCCGTCGCCGAAGGCGAAGCGCATCGAGGTCCGCTTCCCCGACCCGACCTCCAACGGCTACATGGCCTTCTCCGCCATGCTGATGGCGGGCCTCGACGGCATCGAGCGCCGGCTCACGCCGGGCGATCCGCTCGACAAGGACATCTACGCGCTGACGCCCGAGGAGCTGAAGGACGTGCCGTCGATGCCGGGCTCGCTCGAGGACGCGATCGCGGCCCTCAAGGCCGACCACGAGTTCCTGCTCAAGGGCGACGTCTTCACCGAGGACGTGGTCGAGACCTGGATCGACTGGAAGACCTCGAACGAGATCAACCAGGTGCGGCTGCGCCCGCATCCGTTCGAGTACCAGCTGTACTACGACGCCTGA
- a CDS encoding P-II family nitrogen regulator, producing MKKVEAIIKPFKLDEVKESLSSIGVQGLTVSEVKGFGRQKGHTELYRGAEYVVDFLPKVKLEIIVRDEQVAEVVETIEKAAKTGRIGDGKIFVLPIDEIIRIRTGERGAAAI from the coding sequence ATGAAGAAAGTCGAGGCGATCATCAAACCCTTCAAGCTCGATGAAGTGAAGGAGAGCCTCTCGTCGATCGGCGTGCAGGGTCTCACGGTGAGCGAAGTGAAGGGCTTCGGTCGCCAGAAGGGTCACACCGAGCTGTACCGCGGCGCGGAGTACGTCGTCGACTTCCTGCCGAAGGTGAAGCTCGAGATCATCGTCCGCGATGAGCAGGTCGCGGAGGTGGTGGAAACGATCGAGAAAGCCGCCAAGACGGGTCGCATCGGCGACGGGAAGATCTTCGTGCTGCCCATCGACGAGATCATCCGCATCCGGACCGGCGAGCGCGGCGCCGCAGCAATCTGA
- a CDS encoding SH3 domain-containing protein has translation MLPLAFAAFAVAGEATLRVKARLRGGPGKDAALVGWVDAGVAVQIVGELRGWQQVQVPDGRSGWIWREHFVALAPPTPAATAPDAATAVVDATLPATLPATLPPAPATNAGLADQVATLQADVAALKARTPPGNDEIERLRAEISRLTSAQRQLEERLGTGVVPTAVPRDAGPASPPLEGPAGTAGIFLLIGGVVGWIGALIVRRVRDRRQRIRI, from the coding sequence TTGCTCCCCCTGGCCTTCGCTGCGTTCGCGGTCGCCGGCGAGGCGACGCTGCGGGTGAAGGCGCGCCTGCGCGGAGGTCCGGGGAAGGACGCCGCGCTGGTCGGCTGGGTCGATGCCGGCGTCGCCGTGCAGATCGTCGGCGAGTTGCGCGGCTGGCAGCAGGTGCAGGTGCCCGACGGCCGCAGCGGCTGGATATGGCGCGAGCACTTCGTCGCGCTCGCCCCGCCGACGCCTGCCGCCACGGCCCCCGACGCGGCGACGGCGGTCGTCGACGCGACGCTCCCCGCGACGCTCCCCGCCACGCTTCCGCCGGCGCCGGCCACGAACGCCGGACTGGCCGACCAGGTCGCCACGCTCCAGGCCGACGTCGCCGCGCTGAAGGCGCGAACCCCGCCCGGCAACGACGAGATCGAGCGGCTGCGGGCGGAGATATCGCGCCTCACGAGCGCGCAGCGCCAACTCGAGGAGCGACTCGGCACCGGCGTCGTACCCACCGCCGTTCCGCGCGACGCAGGCCCGGCGTCACCGCCGCTCGAGGGCCCGGCCGGCACCGCCGGGATATTCCTGCTGATCGGCGGCGTGGTCGGCTGGATCGGCGCCCTGATCGTTCGTCGCGTGCGCGACCGCCGGCAGCGCATCCGCATCTGA
- a CDS encoding helix-hairpin-helix domain-containing protein, translating into MLAAGLLLGSATTWAAAGKIDVNTATAQELATLPGVGPAKAQAIIEHRQKEPFAKPDDLRKVKGIGEKLYEQLREQITVGDAAPAASPGRGS; encoded by the coding sequence ATGCTCGCCGCAGGTCTGCTGCTGGGCTCGGCCACGACCTGGGCGGCGGCGGGCAAGATCGACGTCAACACGGCGACCGCGCAGGAGCTGGCGACGCTCCCGGGTGTGGGTCCCGCCAAGGCCCAGGCGATCATCGAGCATCGGCAGAAGGAGCCGTTCGCGAAGCCCGACGACCTGCGCAAGGTGAAGGGCATCGGCGAGAAGCTCTACGAGCAGCTGCGCGAGCAGATCACGGTCGGCGACGCTGCCCCGGCGGCGTCTCCCGGCCGCGGGAGCTGA
- a CDS encoding ribulose-phosphate 3-epimerase encodes MGPSATRADVPIVAPSILSADFGRIADEVRAVTAAGADWIHVDVMDGHFVPPITIGPVVVEAVRRATALPLDVHLMIERPELKLDSFAKAGADRMTVHVEACEHPAVVLHAIREAGCAPGITLNPETDLERVRPLVQHADLLLIMTVHPGWGGQPIVEGWEERIAAARRIVDQEGARCLIEVDGGIKAFNAARAVAAGADVLVAGSAVFEASDYAQAIRALRGD; translated from the coding sequence ATGGGACCGTCGGCTACGAGAGCAGACGTGCCGATCGTCGCACCGTCCATCCTGTCGGCCGACTTCGGCCGCATCGCGGACGAGGTCCGCGCCGTCACCGCAGCCGGCGCCGACTGGATCCACGTCGACGTCATGGACGGCCACTTCGTGCCGCCGATCACCATCGGACCGGTCGTCGTCGAGGCGGTCCGCCGCGCGACGGCGCTGCCGCTCGACGTCCATCTGATGATCGAGCGCCCCGAGCTGAAGCTCGACAGCTTCGCCAAGGCGGGCGCCGACCGCATGACCGTGCACGTCGAGGCGTGCGAGCATCCGGCGGTCGTGCTCCACGCCATCCGGGAGGCCGGATGTGCGCCCGGCATCACGCTCAATCCGGAGACCGATCTCGAGCGCGTCCGCCCGCTCGTCCAGCACGCCGACCTGCTCCTCATCATGACCGTGCATCCCGGCTGGGGCGGCCAACCGATCGTCGAAGGCTGGGAGGAGCGCATCGCCGCGGCCCGCCGCATCGTCGACCAGGAGGGTGCGCGCTGCCTGATCGAGGTCGACGGCGGCATCAAGGCGTTCAACGCCGCCCGTGCGGTCGCTGCGGGCGCCGACGTGCTCGTCGCCGGCTCGGCCGTGTTCGAGGCGTCCGACTACGCGCAGGCGATCCGCGCCCTGCGCGGCGACTGA
- a CDS encoding 16S rRNA (cytosine(967)-C(5))-methyltransferase RsmB, with protein MKRRRPEARTRRSDAEPDARGVALDVLLRVERGDAWADVLLGHRLAETALAPEDRALATTLVYGVLAWRGRLDHHLAALVRDGLERLDPPVLAALRLGLFQLLFLERVPAFAAVDTSVTLARRRGAGAAGLVNAVLRRVVREGAHALPLPDAAADPIGRLAVELSHPRWLVARWADELGLDALPALLAADNRAGEIVLRTNRLRTDAAALAATLAAEGVQVAPARFDPDALVVAAGAGRLRHGNLARKGGSRSGRSVAAGRAAGRAAAERARARRLCGAGRQDDAAGGAGRRRRYGRGPRPARRRRAPHRGRGDGCCAHGARRGRRRAAALRPGFDAVLVDAPCSGLGTLRRHPEARWRRTAADPSRLAALQRALLAGVAPLVRPGGTLVYAVCTIMRAETDDVLAAFLGDHPGFAVEPATAVLPAAAHALVDPAGLLRTHPHRDDLDGFFAVRLRAPH; from the coding sequence GTGAAGCGCCGCCGCCCTGAGGCCCGCACGCGGCGCAGCGACGCCGAGCCCGACGCGCGTGGCGTCGCGCTCGACGTCCTCCTGCGCGTGGAGCGGGGTGACGCCTGGGCCGACGTGCTCCTGGGGCACCGGCTCGCCGAGACGGCGCTCGCTCCCGAGGACCGCGCGCTCGCGACGACGCTCGTCTACGGCGTGCTCGCCTGGCGCGGACGGCTCGACCATCACCTCGCCGCGCTCGTCCGCGACGGGCTCGAACGGCTCGACCCGCCGGTGCTCGCAGCGCTGCGCCTCGGGCTCTTCCAGCTTCTCTTCCTCGAGCGCGTCCCTGCCTTCGCGGCGGTGGACACGAGCGTGACGCTCGCACGCCGGCGCGGCGCGGGTGCGGCCGGGCTCGTCAACGCCGTCCTGCGCCGGGTGGTGCGCGAGGGCGCGCACGCATTGCCGCTGCCCGACGCCGCAGCCGATCCGATCGGGCGCCTCGCGGTCGAGCTGTCGCATCCGCGCTGGCTGGTCGCGCGCTGGGCCGACGAGCTGGGTCTCGACGCGCTGCCGGCGCTGCTCGCCGCCGACAACCGCGCGGGCGAGATCGTGCTGCGCACCAACCGCCTGCGCACGGACGCCGCGGCGCTGGCCGCAACCCTCGCGGCCGAGGGCGTGCAGGTCGCGCCGGCCCGCTTCGACCCCGACGCGCTCGTCGTCGCCGCCGGGGCCGGGCGCCTGCGCCACGGCAACCTGGCGCGAAAGGGCGGTTCACGTTCAGGGCGAAGCGTCGCGGCTGGTCGCGCGGCTGGTCGCGCCGCCGCCGAGCGCGCGCGTGCTCGACGCCTGTGCGGCGCCGGGCGGCAAGACGACGCTGCTGGCGGCGCTGGCCGGCGACGGCGGTATGGTCGTGGGCCTCGACCCGCACGCCGGCGGCGCGCGCCGCATCGCGGCCGAGGCGACGGCTGCTGCGCGCACGGTGCGCGCCGTGGTCGGCGACGCGCCGCCGCGCTGCGCCCGGGCTTCGACGCCGTGCTCGTCGACGCTCCGTGCAGCGGGCTCGGTACGCTGCGCCGGCATCCCGAGGCCCGCTGGCGACGCACCGCCGCCGACCCGTCGCGACTCGCGGCGCTCCAGCGCGCCCTCCTTGCCGGCGTCGCGCCGCTCGTGCGCCCCGGCGGCACGCTCGTCTACGCGGTCTGCACGATCATGCGCGCGGAAACCGACGACGTGCTCGCGGCCTTCCTCGGCGACCATCCCGGCTTCGCCGTCGAGCCGGCGACCGCGGTCCTGCCGGCCGCGGCGCACGCGCTCGTCGACCCGGCGGGGCTCTTGCGGACCCATCCCCACCGGGACGACCTCGACGGCTTCTTCGCCGTCCGCCTCCGCGCGCCTCACTGA
- the fmt gene encoding methionyl-tRNA formyltransferase, with product MSWRIVFMGTPAFACPSLRALLARRDPVVGVVCQPDRPQGRGLAVTAPPVKTLALAHGVPVLQPTKVRDAAFLESLRALAPDLVVVAAYGRILPRPVLDLPPHGCINVHASLLPRHRGAAPIAHAILAGDAVTGVCIMAMAEEMDAGDVLLRRETPIRPDDTTGGLTERLAALGADALSDAIDGLQGGTLVAVPQPAEGVTFAPKLERAQARLDWTRDAAALERLVRAMQPEPIAFTTLDGRALRVFRAAADPAPAAAEPGVVVAGGRDELVVATGAGTLRLLEMQAEGKRRLHAAAFLAGRRIPPGTRLGP from the coding sequence CTGAGCTGGCGCATCGTCTTCATGGGCACGCCGGCGTTCGCGTGCCCGAGCCTCCGCGCGTTGCTCGCGCGACGCGACCCCGTCGTCGGCGTCGTGTGCCAGCCGGATCGGCCGCAGGGCCGTGGGCTCGCGGTGACGGCCCCGCCGGTGAAGACGCTCGCGCTCGCGCACGGCGTCCCGGTCCTCCAACCGACGAAGGTGCGCGACGCGGCGTTCCTCGAATCGCTGCGGGCGCTGGCGCCCGACCTCGTCGTCGTCGCCGCGTACGGCCGCATCCTGCCGCGCCCGGTGCTCGATCTGCCGCCGCACGGCTGCATCAACGTCCACGCCTCGCTGCTGCCGCGCCATCGCGGCGCCGCGCCGATCGCCCACGCTATCCTCGCCGGCGACGCCGTCACCGGCGTCTGCATCATGGCGATGGCCGAGGAGATGGACGCGGGTGACGTCCTGCTGCGGCGCGAGACGCCGATCCGCCCGGACGACACCACCGGCGGGCTCACGGAGCGGCTCGCCGCGCTCGGCGCCGACGCGCTCAGCGACGCCATCGACGGCCTCCAGGGCGGCACGCTCGTCGCGGTGCCGCAGCCGGCGGAGGGCGTGACCTTCGCCCCGAAGCTGGAGCGCGCCCAGGCGCGCCTCGACTGGACGCGCGACGCCGCAGCGCTGGAGCGCCTCGTGCGCGCGATGCAGCCGGAGCCGATCGCCTTCACGACCCTCGACGGCCGCGCGCTGCGCGTCTTCCGCGCCGCGGCCGATCCGGCGCCCGCGGCGGCCGAGCCCGGCGTCGTGGTGGCGGGTGGACGCGACGAGCTCGTCGTCGCCACCGGCGCCGGCACGCTGCGGCTGCTCGAGATGCAGGCCGAGGGCAAGAGGCGGCTCCACGCCGCCGCGTTCCTCGCGGGGCGCCGCATCCCGCCCGGCACGCGGCTCGGACCGTGA
- the def gene encoding peptide deformylase, translated as MAIRRIHTYPDPVLKDPARDVGDIDGTLATLIEDMAETMYAAPGIGLAAPQVGVGQRVIVLDVHDADEGPGKHLLKLINPVIAEHEGEVIWEEGCLSVPEFTADVKRAQRVLVKAWTPDQKEIEIEAEDLLAVALQHEIDHLEGKVFLDRLSRLKRELYRTRQKKLARQGRSGGSGSGRSNVI; from the coding sequence ATGGCGATCCGCCGCATCCATACGTACCCCGACCCGGTGCTGAAGGACCCTGCCCGGGACGTGGGCGACATCGACGGGACGCTCGCGACCCTGATCGAGGACATGGCCGAGACCATGTACGCCGCGCCCGGCATCGGGCTCGCGGCGCCGCAGGTCGGCGTCGGCCAGCGGGTGATCGTGCTCGACGTCCACGACGCCGACGAGGGGCCCGGGAAGCACCTCCTGAAGCTCATCAACCCGGTGATCGCCGAGCATGAGGGCGAGGTGATCTGGGAAGAGGGCTGCCTCTCGGTCCCCGAGTTCACCGCCGACGTGAAGCGCGCCCAGCGCGTGCTCGTGAAAGCGTGGACGCCCGATCAGAAGGAGATCGAGATCGAGGCCGAGGACCTCCTGGCCGTCGCCCTCCAGCACGAGATCGATCACCTCGAAGGCAAGGTGTTCCTGGATCGGCTCTCGCGCCTGAAGCGCGAGCTCTACCGCACCCGGCAGAAGAAGCTCGCCCGTCAGGGCCGGTCGGGCGGCTCCGGCTCCGGGCGCTCGAACGTCATCTGA
- the priA gene encoding primosomal protein N' yields the protein MAARDTERARTPTPATPSPRPTLTPEQEAAAAVLAAALRTGAPATHLLHGVTGSGKTEVFLAAADAALAHDRDVLVLVPEIALTHQVVERVRGRFGDTVAVLHSGLGPRERWSEWRRIRRREARVVVGARSAVFAPVGRLGLLVVDEEHDAAYKQEDGLRYNARDLAVVRARLASAVCVLASATPSAESWHAAREGRHHLLQLRSRPTGQPLPAMEVHDLRGREKTRGGPVLVDDAMRAAIAANHEAGNQTLVFLNRRGFATYLQCPTCGATATCPQCSVTLTWHRSAGALVCHHCHHHRRAPTVCEACGAEGVVALGVGTEQIEETLRTALPEAVVGRMDRDAANRPGAQRRILAAWRAGETDVLVGTQMVSKGHDVPGVTLVIVLLADLSLNVPDFRAGERTFQLLEQVAGRAGRGTQAGHVLIQTLRPTHPSLVAALQHDYAGFIAGELERREALGYPPFARLVALRLDGADPVVVERETTGLATRLRTQSAAVGLAPDAVLGPAPATIERLRNRHRWQILLRARAVPALRQLARAARAALPALRKRGVRLVVDVDPYSM from the coding sequence GTGGCCGCCCGCGACACCGAGCGCGCGCGGACGCCGACGCCCGCGACGCCGTCGCCGCGGCCCACGCTCACGCCCGAGCAAGAGGCCGCCGCCGCCGTGCTGGCCGCCGCGCTCCGCACTGGCGCGCCCGCGACCCATCTCCTCCACGGTGTCACCGGCAGCGGCAAGACCGAGGTCTTCCTGGCCGCGGCCGACGCCGCGCTCGCGCACGACCGCGACGTCCTCGTGCTCGTGCCCGAGATCGCGCTCACGCACCAGGTCGTCGAGCGCGTCCGCGGCCGCTTCGGCGACACGGTCGCCGTGCTGCACAGCGGGCTCGGCCCGCGCGAGCGCTGGAGCGAGTGGCGGCGCATCCGCCGTCGCGAGGCGCGCGTCGTCGTCGGTGCGCGCTCGGCGGTGTTCGCGCCGGTCGGTCGGCTCGGCCTGCTCGTCGTCGACGAGGAGCACGACGCCGCCTACAAGCAGGAGGACGGGCTGCGCTACAATGCGCGCGACCTCGCCGTCGTGCGGGCGCGCCTCGCGAGCGCCGTCTGCGTGCTCGCGTCGGCGACGCCCTCGGCGGAGAGCTGGCATGCCGCCCGCGAGGGACGTCACCACCTCCTCCAGCTGCGCAGCCGGCCGACGGGCCAGCCGCTGCCGGCGATGGAGGTACACGACCTCCGCGGCCGCGAGAAGACGCGCGGCGGCCCGGTGCTCGTCGACGACGCCATGCGGGCGGCGATCGCGGCCAACCACGAGGCGGGCAACCAGACGCTCGTCTTCCTCAACCGCCGCGGCTTCGCCACCTACCTCCAGTGCCCGACGTGCGGCGCGACGGCGACCTGCCCGCAGTGCAGCGTCACGCTCACCTGGCATCGCAGCGCCGGCGCGCTCGTCTGCCATCACTGCCACCATCATCGCCGGGCCCCGACCGTGTGCGAGGCGTGCGGGGCCGAGGGCGTCGTCGCGCTCGGCGTGGGCACGGAGCAGATCGAGGAGACGTTGCGCACGGCGCTGCCGGAGGCGGTCGTCGGACGCATGGACCGCGACGCCGCGAATCGCCCCGGCGCGCAGCGCCGCATCCTCGCCGCATGGCGCGCCGGCGAGACGGACGTGCTCGTCGGGACGCAGATGGTGAGCAAGGGGCACGACGTCCCGGGTGTCACGCTGGTGATCGTCCTGCTCGCCGACCTGTCGCTCAACGTGCCCGACTTCCGCGCCGGCGAGCGGACGTTCCAGCTCCTCGAGCAGGTCGCGGGCCGCGCCGGCCGCGGCACGCAGGCCGGCCACGTGCTGATCCAGACGCTGCGGCCCACGCATCCGAGCCTGGTCGCCGCGCTCCAGCACGACTACGCCGGCTTCATCGCGGGCGAGCTCGAGCGCCGTGAGGCGCTCGGCTATCCGCCGTTCGCCCGCCTCGTCGCCTTGCGTCTCGACGGTGCCGACCCCGTGGTCGTCGAGCGGGAGACCACGGGCCTCGCGACGCGCCTGCGCACCCAGAGCGCCGCCGTGGGCCTCGCGCCCGACGCGGTGCTCGGCCCCGCGCCGGCCACCATCGAGCGCCTCCGCAACCGCCATCGCTGGCAGATCCTGCTGCGCGCGCGTGCGGTGCCGGCGCTGCGCCAGCTGGCGCGCGCGGCCCGCGCCGCGCTCCCGGCCCTGCGCAAGCGCGGCGTGCGACTCGTCGTTGATGTCGATCCGTACTCCATGTAG
- the pilM gene encoding type IV pilus assembly protein PilM — MTPSVGAKPSGLLGRILGAKLPNPFRRTDGFLVLDIGSSSVKLAEVRHGPSGPRLSALATAPLPPTVIQSNVIQDETPVVDAIVALLAETGVQSKQVITAVPGPAVIVKKVILPGAPGANVDGAVYAEAGQLVPDSLDNVNLDFQVIDWIESGNKMEVLVVAVKKEIINSYTQTILAAGLEPVVVDVDYFALENMFELNYDPPEQGGPVALVNIGARYSSINILKEGRSTFTGDVPVGGAEFTDALVRQLGCSPEDADRLKRGEAAGGIEPDAAEGIVGSVTEFIVEEIQRALSFFWTAATDEPLGAVVLSGGPARMPGLSAQLKQRLECPVEVADPFRRLTIDGRVDRNLIEQHGPALAVAVGLATRRPGDK, encoded by the coding sequence GTGACGCCATCCGTGGGCGCCAAGCCCTCCGGCCTTCTGGGCCGGATCCTCGGCGCAAAGCTGCCGAACCCGTTCCGGCGCACCGACGGCTTCCTGGTGCTCGACATCGGCTCGAGCAGCGTGAAGCTGGCCGAGGTCCGCCACGGCCCGAGCGGCCCGCGCCTGTCGGCGCTCGCCACGGCGCCGTTGCCGCCGACGGTCATCCAGTCGAACGTCATCCAGGACGAAACGCCGGTGGTCGACGCCATCGTCGCGCTCCTGGCGGAGACCGGGGTCCAGTCGAAGCAGGTGATCACCGCCGTGCCCGGCCCGGCCGTGATCGTCAAGAAAGTCATCCTGCCGGGCGCTCCCGGCGCGAACGTCGACGGCGCGGTCTACGCGGAGGCCGGGCAGCTGGTGCCCGACTCGCTCGACAACGTGAACCTCGACTTCCAGGTCATCGACTGGATCGAGTCGGGCAACAAGATGGAGGTGCTGGTCGTCGCGGTGAAGAAGGAGATCATCAACTCCTACACGCAGACGATCCTCGCCGCCGGGCTCGAGCCGGTCGTCGTCGACGTCGACTACTTCGCGCTCGAGAACATGTTCGAGCTGAACTACGACCCGCCGGAGCAGGGCGGCCCGGTCGCGCTCGTCAACATCGGCGCGCGCTACTCCTCCATCAACATCCTGAAGGAGGGGCGCTCCACCTTCACCGGCGACGTGCCGGTGGGCGGCGCGGAGTTCACCGACGCGCTCGTGCGGCAGCTCGGCTGCTCGCCGGAGGACGCCGACCGGCTGAAGCGCGGCGAAGCCGCGGGCGGCATCGAGCCCGACGCCGCCGAAGGCATCGTCGGCTCGGTCACCGAGTTCATCGTCGAGGAGATCCAGCGCGCGCTCAGCTTCTTCTGGACCGCCGCCACCGACGAGCCGCTCGGCGCGGTGGTGCTGTCGGGCGGGCCGGCGCGCATGCCCGGCCTCTCGGCGCAGCTGAAGCAGCGGCTCGAGTGTCCGGTCGAGGTCGCGGATCCGTTCCGCCGGCTCACGATCGACGGGCGCGTCGACCGCAACCTCATCGAGCAGCACGGGCCGGCCCTTGCCGTCGCGGTGGGCCTCGCGACCCGGCGTCCGGGGGACAAATGA
- a CDS encoding PilN domain-containing protein yields MIRINLLPQEDAQRVAGQRQELAVGGLVVVAAVGLLALAHIWQEGRVSATHATLASVDRKLEAIQGPFSEISRIEQQKQELREKLQVIGALESRTAGPVRMLADLSTATPDRLWLTELQQSGPQVKITGFGVDEQTVAEFLRRLAESPYFKGVDLQETSQDEESGAKQKKFVIAGTVTYLTAGVQDASAPGQTAGAKPVPASARTKR; encoded by the coding sequence ATGATCCGCATCAACCTCCTACCGCAGGAAGACGCCCAGCGGGTCGCCGGCCAGCGCCAGGAGCTCGCCGTCGGCGGGCTCGTCGTGGTCGCCGCCGTGGGCCTGCTCGCGCTGGCGCACATCTGGCAGGAAGGTCGCGTGAGCGCGACGCACGCCACCCTGGCGTCCGTCGATCGGAAGCTCGAGGCCATCCAGGGCCCGTTCAGCGAGATCAGCCGCATCGAGCAGCAGAAGCAGGAGCTGCGGGAGAAGCTCCAGGTGATCGGCGCGCTCGAGAGTCGGACCGCCGGCCCGGTCCGCATGCTGGCCGACCTCTCGACGGCGACGCCGGATCGCCTCTGGCTGACCGAGCTCCAGCAGAGCGGCCCCCAGGTGAAGATCACGGGCTTCGGGGTCGACGAGCAGACGGTCGCCGAGTTCCTGCGGCGTCTCGCGGAGTCGCCCTACTTCAAGGGGGTCGATCTCCAGGAGACGAGCCAGGACGAGGAGAGCGGCGCGAAGCAGAAGAAGTTCGTGATCGCCGGGACCGTCACCTACCTCACCGCGGGCGTGCAGGACGCGTCCGCCCCGGGCCAGACCGCGGGCGCCAAGCCGGTGCCGGCGTCGGCGAGGACGAAGCGATGA
- the pilO gene encoding type 4a pilus biogenesis protein PilO, with protein MILGLLDDLRERPPVQKLGALIFLVLTVFLLDYQYVWGPRQERLGELRAELDQKETDLKRKQEKTDLRAESEKELRDLSAELRRAEARLPDQREIASLLSDVAASGRSVGMDITLFRQKPETYSDYYAEVPVQMEMRGTYHDLVMFLDRVKRLDRIVNVGDIRLDKPQVVGDRVVLTASCTATTFRFLQEAERQRLQEEKKKAGAGSKDKAKGRVGKGA; from the coding sequence ATGATCCTGGGGCTGCTCGACGACCTGCGTGAACGGCCGCCGGTGCAGAAGCTCGGCGCGCTGATCTTCCTGGTGCTCACCGTGTTCCTGCTCGACTACCAGTACGTGTGGGGTCCGCGGCAGGAGCGGCTCGGCGAGCTGCGGGCCGAGCTCGATCAGAAGGAGACGGACCTCAAGCGCAAGCAGGAGAAGACCGACCTGCGGGCGGAGTCCGAGAAGGAGCTGCGCGACCTGTCGGCGGAGCTGCGGCGCGCCGAGGCACGCCTGCCCGACCAGCGCGAGATCGCGAGCCTCCTCTCCGACGTCGCCGCCAGCGGCCGCTCCGTGGGCATGGACATCACGCTGTTCCGCCAGAAGCCGGAGACCTACTCCGACTACTATGCGGAAGTGCCGGTGCAGATGGAGATGCGCGGAACGTACCATGACCTCGTGATGTTCCTCGACCGCGTGAAGCGGCTCGACCGCATCGTCAACGTCGGCGACATCCGCCTCGACAAGCCGCAGGTCGTGGGCGATCGCGTCGTGCTGACGGCCTCGTGCACCGCGACGACGTTCCGCTTCCTCCAGGAAGCGGAACGCCAGCGGCTCCAGGAAGAGAAGAAGAAGGCGGGTGCCGGCAGCAAGGACAAGGCGAAGGGTCGCGTGGGGAAGGGGGCATGA